One genomic window of Mucilaginibacter sp. SJ includes the following:
- a CDS encoding DUF6600 domain-containing protein — MKFINKICGISLIAFLMMLAAPNMSKAQEGGYVSDQEFYDELDPYGTWVNDPQYGNVWIPDAGDDFRPYATRGHWVVTDYGNTWVSDYEWGWAPFHYGRWRYDDYYGWEWIPGHEWAPAWVSWRHGGGYYGWAPLQPGISISISFGNSYRVPDNYWVCAPQAYINRPNIYNYYVPQTRVVNIINRTTIINNTYVNNNRTYITGPRVNEIRQVTNNRNVRVYNINNVNRPNGGGRVVNNTVNIYRPEVRKTPDARPARVVNAAAYRQQNPNNGIANRRAGNAGINRNNAARLREVARNAQPDNKVVQVNHERPANRPNSAANARANQPNARPTDDNQQAQRQQQAQQRQQQQQVQRQQQLNQRQKDQNQRQQQQQAQRQQQLQQRPQNQQEQQVQRQQQRQQQQAQRQQQQEQQRQQQQAQRQQQQEQQRQQQQAQRQQQQEQQRQQQQAQRQQQQEQQRQRQQAQRQQQQEQQRQQQQAQRQQQQEQQRQQQQAQRQQQQEQQRQQQQAQRQQQQEQQRQQQQAQRQQQQEQQRQRQQQQHRP, encoded by the coding sequence ATGAAATTTATTAATAAAATATGCGGTATTAGCTTAATAGCATTTTTAATGATGCTTGCCGCACCAAACATGAGTAAAGCCCAGGAAGGAGGCTATGTATCCGACCAGGAGTTTTACGACGAACTTGATCCATACGGTACCTGGGTTAACGACCCTCAATACGGCAACGTTTGGATCCCGGACGCCGGTGACGATTTCAGACCATACGCTACCCGGGGCCACTGGGTTGTAACCGACTATGGCAATACCTGGGTATCCGATTATGAATGGGGCTGGGCTCCGTTTCACTATGGTCGCTGGCGCTATGATGATTATTATGGATGGGAATGGATTCCGGGCCATGAATGGGCCCCGGCATGGGTAAGCTGGAGACATGGCGGCGGTTATTATGGCTGGGCGCCTTTACAGCCAGGCATCAGCATCAGCATATCTTTTGGTAATAGTTACCGTGTACCTGATAATTACTGGGTTTGTGCTCCGCAGGCTTATATTAACAGGCCCAATATTTACAACTATTATGTACCGCAAACCCGTGTGGTAAACATCATTAACCGTACAACTATTATTAACAACACTTATGTTAATAACAACCGTACTTATATAACCGGCCCAAGAGTTAATGAGATCAGGCAGGTTACCAACAACCGTAACGTGCGTGTTTACAACATCAACAACGTTAACCGGCCAAACGGCGGCGGCAGAGTAGTTAATAATACAGTAAACATTTATCGCCCTGAAGTAAGGAAAACACCCGATGCACGCCCGGCAAGAGTTGTGAACGCAGCAGCTTACAGGCAGCAAAACCCTAATAATGGCATAGCCAACAGGCGGGCGGGTAACGCTGGCATCAACCGGAACAACGCTGCCCGCTTAAGGGAAGTGGCCCGAAATGCACAGCCAGACAACAAGGTAGTACAGGTAAATCATGAAAGGCCTGCTAACCGGCCAAATTCTGCTGCTAACGCCCGCGCTAATCAACCCAATGCAAGGCCGACAGATGATAACCAGCAGGCACAGCGTCAGCAGCAGGCACAACAACGCCAGCAGCAACAGCAAGTGCAAAGGCAACAACAGCTTAATCAAAGACAAAAGGATCAAAACCAACGCCAGCAACAACAGCAGGCACAGCGTCAACAGCAACTGCAACAACGGCCTCAAAACCAACAGGAACAGCAAGTGCAAAGACAACAGCAACGCCAGCAGCAGCAAGCTCAGCGCCAGCAGCAGCAGGAACAGCAACGCCAGCAGCAACAAGCTCAGCGCCAGCAACAGCAGGAACAGCAACGTCAGCAGCAACAAGCTCAGCGCCAACAACAGCAGGAACAGCAACGTCAGCAGCAACAAGCTCAGCGCCAACAACAGCAGGAACAACAACGCCAGCGGCAACAAGCTCAACGCCAACAACAGCAGGAACAGCAACGTCAGCAGCAACAAGCTCAGCGCCAACAACAACAGGAACAGCAACGTCAGCAGCAACAAGCTCAGCGCCAGCAGCAGCAGGAACAGCAACGTCAGCAGCAACAAGCTCAGCGCCAACAACAGCAGGAACAACAACGTCAGCAGCAACAGGCCCAGCGCCAACAACAGCAGGAACAGCAACGCCAACGTCAGCAACAGCAACACCGTCCCTAA
- a CDS encoding thioredoxin family protein: MKKLLHISYFIALIALVSGSAAKAQETISKSSAQINFIENSWNEALKQAARQNKYIFVDAYASWCGPCKMLKATTFKNNKVADFYNDNFVNVAIDMEKGQGPALAAEWGLQAYPTMIIFTSKGKPVSGTVGYIRANDLIKFGRQALNK, encoded by the coding sequence ATGAAGAAACTCCTGCATATAAGTTATTTTATCGCCTTAATTGCGCTTGTGTCCGGCTCTGCTGCAAAAGCACAGGAAACCATCAGCAAGTCGTCCGCTCAAATCAACTTTATTGAAAACTCCTGGAATGAAGCCTTAAAACAGGCAGCCCGGCAAAACAAATATATTTTTGTTGATGCTTATGCCAGTTGGTGCGGCCCTTGCAAAATGCTTAAGGCTACCACATTTAAAAACAATAAGGTAGCAGACTTTTACAATGATAATTTTGTAAACGTAGCCATCGACATGGAAAAAGGACAAGGTCCGGCCCTGGCTGCCGAATGGGGGCTGCAGGCCTACCCTACCATGATTATATTTACCAGCAAAGGCAAACCCGTATCAGGGACCGTAGGCTATATCAGGGCAAATGACCTGATTAAATTTGGCAGGCAGGCATTGAATAAATAG